From Rhizobium sp. NZLR1, a single genomic window includes:
- the xdhA gene encoding xanthine dehydrogenase small subunit → MNDSIRFILNGQDIALTDVGPTETLLDFLRVRQRLTGTKEGCAEGDCGACTVLVGRLADGKLAYESVNACIRFLGSLHATHVVTVEHLAGRDGALHPVQQALVDCHGSQCGFCTPGFVMSLYGLWLTKEKPGRQEIEKALQGNLCRCTGYEPIVKAAEQVSLMRPSALFDPLERTRSEIVARLWAMQASGTIRITSGEDRLIVPASIQALAEVLSQEPDAIVVAGATDVGLWVTKQMRRLNPVVFINHLSELQSVTEGEDGVTIGAGVSYSRAFAAISKKIPALGRLIDRIGGEQVRNMGTIGGNIANGSPIGDSPPPLIALGATLTLRSLQGQRRMPLEDFFIGYGKQDREPGEFVESIFVPYPADASHFAAYKITKRRDEDITAVLGAFLLTLDEAEMITEIRIAFGGMAATPKRASTVEAALIGKPWTEATIEAARPAFDTDYQPLTDWRATAEYRQLTAKNLLTRFYLETVGAPAELKRFEEVA, encoded by the coding sequence ACGGCTGACGGGCACCAAGGAAGGATGCGCCGAAGGCGATTGCGGCGCCTGCACCGTGCTCGTCGGGCGGCTCGCGGACGGCAAGCTCGCCTATGAATCGGTCAATGCCTGCATCCGTTTCTTAGGTTCGCTGCATGCCACACACGTGGTGACCGTCGAGCATCTGGCCGGCCGGGACGGCGCACTGCACCCGGTGCAGCAGGCGCTGGTCGACTGCCACGGCTCGCAATGCGGCTTCTGCACCCCGGGCTTTGTCATGTCGCTCTATGGTCTGTGGTTGACGAAGGAAAAGCCTGGCCGCCAGGAAATCGAAAAGGCCTTGCAAGGCAATCTCTGTCGCTGCACCGGCTACGAGCCGATCGTCAAGGCTGCCGAGCAGGTGAGCCTGATGCGGCCGAGCGCGCTCTTCGACCCGCTGGAGCGGACACGTTCGGAAATCGTCGCGCGGCTCTGGGCCATGCAGGCGAGCGGCACCATCAGGATTACCAGTGGCGAAGACCGGCTGATCGTGCCTGCTTCCATCCAGGCGCTGGCCGAAGTCCTCTCGCAGGAGCCCGACGCGATCGTCGTCGCCGGCGCGACCGATGTCGGCCTCTGGGTGACGAAGCAGATGCGACGGCTGAACCCGGTCGTCTTCATCAATCATCTGAGCGAATTGCAGTCGGTCACGGAAGGCGAGGACGGCGTCACCATCGGCGCCGGCGTTAGCTACAGCAGGGCCTTCGCGGCGATTTCCAAGAAAATCCCGGCGCTTGGGCGGCTGATCGACCGCATCGGCGGCGAGCAGGTGCGCAACATGGGGACGATCGGCGGCAATATCGCCAACGGCTCGCCGATCGGTGACAGCCCGCCGCCGCTGATCGCGCTCGGCGCGACGCTGACGCTGCGGTCGCTGCAAGGCCAGCGCAGAATGCCGCTCGAGGATTTCTTCATCGGCTATGGCAAACAGGACCGCGAGCCGGGCGAATTCGTCGAGAGCATCTTCGTGCCCTATCCGGCCGATGCGAGCCATTTTGCTGCCTACAAGATCACCAAGCGCCGCGACGAGGATATCACCGCCGTGCTCGGCGCCTTCTTGCTGACGCTCGACGAGGCCGAGATGATCACCGAGATCCGCATCGCCTTCGGCGGCATGGCGGCAACACCGAAACGCGCCAGCACGGTCGAGGCCGCGCTGATCGGTAAACCCTGGACCGAGGCGACCATCGAGGCCGCCCGCCCCGCCTTCGACACCGACTACCAACCGTTGACCGACTGGCGCGCCACGGCAGAATACCGCCAGCTGACGGCAAAGAACCTGCTGACGCGGTTCTACCTGGAAACGGTGGGCGCGCCGGCTGAGCTGAAGCGGTTCGAGGAGGTGGCGTGA
- the xdhB gene encoding xanthine dehydrogenase molybdopterin binding subunit, protein MDKSTFEDRKVIISGPMHGSLRHDSAHKHVTGTADYIDDIPEPAGLLHGALGLSDRAHAEIAGIDLSAVAAYPGVVWVLTGKDVPGVNDVSSNGSHDEPLLAETKVEFHGQPIFAVIAETREAARRAARLAKIDYRDLPHWSDIDGALANGSPLVITPMTLQRGEPEVEMPNAPMRLKGRMRIGGQEHFYLEGHIAMAIPGEDDEVTVWSSTQHPSEIQHIVGHVLDIPSNAVTVNVRRMGGGFGGKETQGNQFAALAAIAAKKLGRAIKFRPDRDEDMSATGKRHDFLVDYEVGFDAEGRIHAVDATYAARCGFSSDLSGPVTDRALFHADSSYFYPHVHLQSKPLKTHTVSNTAFRGFGGPQGMLGAERFIEEIAYALGKDPLDIRKLNFYGQPGSGRTLTPYHQEVEDNIIARIVEELEETAEYRARRNAIIAFNRDSRYIRKGIALTPVKFGISFTMTAFNQAGALVHIYQDGSIHLNHGGTEMGQGLYTKVAQVLADSFQVDIDRVKITATTTAKVPNTSATAASSGSDLNGMAAFDAARQIKERLVAFAAEKWDVGPADVVFLPNRVRVGEIEIPFPDFIKQAYFARVQLSAAGFYKTPKIHWDRKAGRGTPFYYFAYGASCTEVSIDTLTGEYLIDRTDILHDVGRSLNPAIDMGQVEGAFVQGLGWLTTEELWWDDKGRLRTHAPSTYKIPLASDRPKIFNVRLAEWSENTEATIGRSKAVGEPPFMLAISVLEALSMAVASVANYKVCPRLDAPATPERVLMAVERMKRV, encoded by the coding sequence ATGGATAAGTCCACCTTCGAAGATCGAAAGGTCATCATTTCAGGCCCGATGCACGGCTCGCTGCGGCATGATTCGGCACATAAGCATGTCACCGGAACCGCCGATTATATCGACGATATCCCCGAACCCGCCGGCCTGCTGCACGGCGCCCTCGGCCTCTCGGACCGGGCGCATGCCGAAATCGCCGGCATCGATCTGTCCGCGGTCGCCGCCTATCCCGGCGTCGTCTGGGTCCTCACCGGCAAGGACGTGCCAGGCGTCAACGACGTCAGCTCCAACGGCAGCCATGACGAGCCGCTGCTCGCCGAAACCAAGGTCGAATTTCACGGCCAGCCGATCTTTGCCGTCATCGCCGAAACGCGCGAAGCTGCCCGCCGGGCCGCACGGCTGGCGAAGATAGACTATCGCGACCTGCCGCACTGGAGCGATATCGACGGCGCGCTCGCCAACGGCAGCCCGCTGGTCATCACCCCGATGACGCTCCAGCGCGGCGAGCCTGAAGTGGAAATGCCGAATGCCCCCATGCGGCTGAAGGGCCGGATGCGCATCGGCGGCCAGGAGCATTTCTACCTCGAAGGCCATATTGCCATGGCCATCCCCGGCGAAGATGATGAGGTCACCGTCTGGTCATCGACGCAGCATCCGAGCGAGATCCAGCACATCGTCGGCCACGTGCTCGATATCCCTTCCAACGCCGTAACCGTCAACGTCCGCCGCATGGGCGGCGGCTTCGGCGGCAAGGAGACGCAGGGCAATCAGTTCGCAGCGCTCGCGGCGATCGCCGCCAAGAAGCTCGGCCGCGCCATCAAATTCCGCCCCGACCGCGACGAGGACATGAGCGCCACCGGCAAGCGCCACGATTTCCTCGTCGATTATGAGGTGGGCTTCGATGCCGAAGGCCGCATCCATGCGGTTGACGCCACTTACGCGGCGCGCTGTGGTTTCTCCTCGGATCTCTCGGGACCGGTGACCGACCGCGCCCTCTTCCATGCCGATTCCAGCTATTTCTATCCGCATGTGCATCTCCAGTCGAAACCGCTGAAAACCCACACCGTCTCCAACACCGCCTTCCGCGGCTTCGGCGGACCGCAGGGCATGCTCGGCGCCGAGCGCTTCATCGAGGAGATCGCCTATGCCCTCGGCAAGGATCCGCTCGATATCCGCAAGCTGAATTTCTACGGCCAGCCGGGCTCCGGCCGCACGCTCACGCCCTACCATCAGGAGGTCGAGGACAATATCATCGCCCGCATCGTTGAGGAGTTGGAGGAAACGGCCGAATACCGGGCGCGCCGCAACGCCATCATCGCCTTCAACCGCGACAGCCGTTACATCAGAAAGGGCATCGCGCTGACGCCGGTCAAATTCGGCATCTCCTTCACCATGACCGCCTTCAACCAGGCCGGCGCCCTCGTCCATATCTATCAGGACGGCTCGATCCACTTGAACCATGGCGGCACCGAAATGGGCCAGGGCCTCTATACCAAGGTGGCGCAGGTGCTGGCCGACAGCTTCCAGGTCGACATCGACCGGGTGAAAATCACCGCGACGACGACGGCCAAGGTGCCGAACACCTCCGCCACCGCCGCCTCCTCCGGCTCGGACCTCAATGGCATGGCGGCCTTCGACGCCGCCCGTCAGATCAAGGAACGGCTGGTGGCGTTTGCCGCCGAGAAATGGGATGTTGGCCCCGCCGACGTCGTCTTCCTGCCGAACCGCGTGCGCGTCGGCGAAATCGAGATCCCCTTCCCCGATTTCATCAAGCAGGCCTATTTCGCCCGCGTCCAACTTTCCGCCGCCGGCTTCTACAAGACGCCGAAGATTCACTGGGACCGCAAGGCCGGCCGCGGCACGCCCTTTTATTATTTCGCTTACGGCGCCTCCTGCACCGAAGTCTCGATCGACACGCTGACCGGCGAATACCTGATCGACCGCACCGACATCCTCCACGATGTCGGCCGCTCACTGAACCCCGCAATCGACATGGGCCAGGTCGAGGGCGCCTTCGTGCAGGGCCTGGGCTGGCTGACGACGGAAGAGCTCTGGTGGGACGACAAGGGCCGCCTGCGCACCCATGCTCCCTCGACCTACAAGATCCCGCTCGCCTCCGACCGGCCGAAGATCTTCAACGTCCGCCTCGCCGAATGGTCGGAGAACACTGAGGCCACCATCGGCCGCTCCAAGGCCGTCGGCGAACCACCCTTCATGCTGGCGATCTCTGTGCTGGAAGCGCTGTCGATGGCGGTCGCAAGTGTGGCGAATTACAAGGTCTGCCCAAGACTCGACGCCCCGGCGACGCCAGAGCGGGTGCTGATGGCGGTGGAGCGGATGAAGCGGGTGTAG
- the xdhC gene encoding xanthine dehydrogenase accessory protein XdhC → MTDLPTFLTAHPDSILIDITGTQGSTPREAGAFMLVSQTALWGTIGGGQFEFMAIANAREMLAGSGGKAIMDIPLGPEIGQCCGGRTQLRFRRLTQAVKGELEAKLLGEIERLPEVYLFGAGHVGRALAAALAPLPFSVTVVETRQEELANLPARTKTRLVPMPEALVNEIAAGGAAVILTHDHALDFLIAREALARSDLAYTGMIGSATKRATFAGWLSREGGGERDWIERLTLPIGGAVVRDKRPEVIAAMTAAEILTALGAYRIRSSS, encoded by the coding sequence ATGACCGACCTCCCCACATTCCTCACCGCCCATCCCGACAGCATCCTCATCGACATCACCGGCACACAAGGCTCCACCCCGCGTGAGGCCGGCGCCTTCATGCTCGTCTCGCAAACAGCTCTATGGGGCACGATCGGCGGCGGGCAGTTCGAGTTCATGGCGATCGCGAATGCGCGGGAGATGCTGGCTGGCTCGGGCGGAAAGGCCATCATGGATATCCCGCTCGGCCCCGAGATCGGCCAATGCTGCGGCGGCCGCACGCAGTTGCGGTTTCGCAGACTGACGCAGGCGGTGAAAGGTGAGTTGGAGGCAAAACTTTTGGGCGAGATCGAGCGTCTACCCGAAGTCTATCTCTTCGGTGCCGGCCATGTCGGCCGGGCGCTGGCCGCAGCCCTTGCGCCATTGCCGTTCTCGGTCACCGTCGTCGAAACGCGGCAGGAGGAACTCGCCAACCTGCCTGCTCGGACGAAGACCCGCCTCGTCCCGATGCCGGAAGCACTGGTGAACGAGATTGCGGCTGGCGGCGCGGCCGTCATCCTGACGCATGATCATGCGCTCGACTTTCTCATCGCCCGCGAAGCGCTGGCAAGGAGCGACCTTGCCTATACCGGCATGATCGGCTCGGCGACCAAGCGCGCCACTTTCGCAGGCTGGCTTTCCCGTGAAGGCGGCGGGGAGCGCGACTGGATCGAGCGGCTGACGCTGCCGATCGGCGGCGCCGTGGTTAGGGACAAACGACCCGAAGTGATCGCCGCCATGACCGCCGCCGAGATCCTGACGGCGCTTGGCGCCTACCGCATACGCTCGTCCTCGTAG
- the gcvA gene encoding transcriptional regulator GcvA, translating to MKLSKQFPLNALRVFEAAARLGSFTKAGDELGMTQTAVSYQIKLLEENVGEPLFLRRPRQIALTETGERLAPKVTEAFAILHDAMATARDSVEGTLAISSTHTFASKWLAPRLGSFHLKHPAIAVRFQASSDIIDFAREQIDVGIRWGDGNWPGLTLHRLMGLEFTPMLSPKLAESAGGIKEPRDLLKLDLFDAGDIWWKQWFEAAGITETDLDRRPRNQLGSQAVEADAAIAGHGVAILHPAFYAAEIALGRLYQPFELTRSDGKAYWLVYPENRRNVPKIKAFRNWILEEMKAAGN from the coding sequence ATGAAGCTTTCGAAGCAATTTCCGTTGAATGCGCTGCGCGTCTTCGAGGCCGCGGCCCGGCTCGGGAGTTTCACCAAGGCGGGCGACGAGCTCGGCATGACGCAGACAGCCGTCAGCTACCAGATCAAGTTGCTGGAGGAGAATGTCGGCGAGCCGCTCTTCCTGCGCCGCCCCCGTCAGATCGCGCTGACGGAAACCGGCGAGCGGCTGGCGCCGAAGGTGACCGAGGCCTTCGCCATACTGCACGACGCGATGGCGACGGCACGCGACAGCGTCGAAGGCACGCTGGCCATCAGCTCAACCCACACTTTCGCCTCGAAATGGCTGGCGCCGCGCCTCGGCTCTTTCCACTTGAAACATCCGGCGATCGCGGTGCGCTTTCAGGCGAGCTCGGATATCATCGATTTCGCCCGTGAGCAGATCGATGTCGGCATCCGCTGGGGCGACGGCAACTGGCCGGGGCTGACGCTGCACCGGCTGATGGGGCTGGAGTTCACGCCGATGCTGAGCCCGAAGCTGGCGGAATCGGCAGGCGGCATCAAGGAGCCGCGTGATCTGTTGAAGCTCGATCTCTTCGACGCCGGCGACATCTGGTGGAAACAATGGTTCGAGGCAGCCGGCATCACCGAGACGGACCTCGATCGCCGCCCGCGCAACCAGCTCGGCTCCCAGGCGGTGGAAGCCGATGCGGCGATCGCCGGCCACGGTGTCGCCATCCTCCATCCGGCCTTTTATGCAGCCGAGATCGCGCTCGGCCGGCTCTATCAGCCATTCGAACTGACCCGCAGCGACGGCAAGGCCTACTGGCTCGTCTACCCCGAAAACCGCCGCAACGTGCCGAAGATCAAGGCCTTCCGCAACTGGATCCTTGAGGAAATGAAGGCGGCCGGGAATTAG
- the puuD gene encoding urate hydroxylase PuuD has protein sequence MYEYAIAWEWLAFAARWFHVVTAIAWIGSSFYFIALDLGLVKRPHLPPGAYGEEWQVHGGGFYHIQKYLVAPAQMPEHLTWFKYESYFTWISGFLMLCIVYYGGADLFLIDRHVLDISPPVAILISLASLAFGWIVYDLLCKSPLGKNTWGLMAVLYVVLVVMAWGYTQLFTGRAAFLHLGAFTATIMSANVFMIIIPNQKIVVADLIAGRTPDPKYGQIAKQRSLHNNYLTLPVIFFMLSNHYPLAFGTQFNWVIAALVFLMGVTIRHWFNTTHARKGRPTWTWIVTVILFILIMWLSTVPKLLTGKTDAAAVAPAFQQFAGDPHFPAVKQLVSTRCSMCHAAEPVYEGIVRPPKGVVLENDAEIAAHAREIYIQAGRSHAMPPGNITDVTPDERKLLVAWFESAVEGKKQ, from the coding sequence ATGTATGAATATGCCATAGCATGGGAATGGCTCGCCTTTGCGGCGCGCTGGTTCCATGTCGTCACTGCGATCGCCTGGATCGGATCGTCCTTCTATTTCATCGCGCTCGATCTCGGGCTGGTGAAACGCCCGCACCTGCCGCCCGGCGCCTACGGCGAGGAATGGCAGGTCCACGGCGGCGGCTTCTATCATATCCAGAAGTATCTGGTGGCGCCCGCCCAGATGCCGGAGCACCTGACCTGGTTCAAATACGAAAGTTATTTCACCTGGATTTCCGGCTTCCTGATGCTCTGCATCGTCTATTACGGCGGCGCCGACCTCTTCCTCATCGACCGCCACGTGCTCGATATCAGCCCGCCCGTCGCGATCCTGATCTCGCTAGCGTCGCTCGCCTTCGGCTGGATCGTCTACGACCTGCTCTGCAAATCGCCACTCGGGAAGAATACCTGGGGATTGATGGCGGTGCTCTATGTTGTGCTGGTCGTCATGGCGTGGGGCTATACGCAGCTTTTCACCGGCCGCGCCGCCTTCCTTCATCTCGGCGCCTTTACCGCGACGATCATGTCGGCCAACGTCTTCATGATCATCATCCCGAACCAGAAGATCGTCGTCGCCGATCTCATCGCCGGGCGGACGCCCGATCCCAAATACGGACAGATCGCCAAGCAGCGTTCGCTGCACAACAACTACCTGACCCTGCCGGTCATCTTCTTCATGCTGTCGAACCACTATCCGCTGGCCTTCGGAACGCAATTCAACTGGGTGATCGCGGCCTTGGTGTTCCTGATGGGCGTCACCATCCGCCATTGGTTCAACACCACGCATGCCAGGAAGGGCCGGCCGACCTGGACTTGGATCGTCACCGTCATCCTTTTCATCCTGATCATGTGGCTTTCCACAGTGCCGAAACTGCTGACCGGCAAAACGGATGCGGCAGCCGTAGCACCGGCCTTCCAGCAATTCGCCGGTGATCCGCATTTCCCCGCCGTCAAGCAGCTGGTTTCGACGCGCTGCTCGATGTGCCACGCGGCCGAGCCCGTCTATGAGGGCATCGTCCGGCCGCCAAAGGGTGTGGTGCTCGAAAACGACGCAGAAATCGCCGCCCATGCCCGCGAAATCTATATACAGGCGGGCCGCAGCCATGCCATGCCGCCCGGCAACATCACCGACGTCACGCCGGACGAACGCAAGCTGCTCGTCGCCTGGTTCGAGAGCGCAGTCGAAGGCAAGAAACAATGA
- a CDS encoding alpha-hydroxy acid oxidase, whose protein sequence is MATPLTIADLKKLARRRVPKMFFDYADSGAWTESTYQANESDFSQIKLRQRVMVDMTDRTLETTMIGQKVSMPVALAPTGLTGMQHANGEMLAARAAEEFGVPFTLSTMSICSIEDVASVTTRPFWFQLYVMRDKDFVLDLINRAKAAKCSALVLTADLQILGQRHKDLRNGLSAPPRFTPKHIWQLATRPFWCLDMLQTRRRTFGNIIGHAKNVSNITSLAAWTHEQFDPRLSWADVAWIKEQWGGPLIIKGVLDPEDAKAAADTGADAIVVSNHGGRQLDGAPSSISMLPRIVDAVGDRIEIHLDGGIRSGQDVLKAVALGAKGTYIGRPFLYGLGAMGKEGVTLALGIIRKEMDLTMALCGRRDINDVNSSIISGRQ, encoded by the coding sequence ATGGCCACTCCGCTCACCATCGCCGACCTGAAGAAACTCGCACGGCGCCGTGTGCCGAAGATGTTTTTCGACTACGCGGATTCGGGCGCCTGGACGGAATCCACATATCAGGCGAATGAGAGCGACTTCAGCCAGATCAAGCTGCGCCAGCGGGTGATGGTCGACATGACCGACCGCACGCTGGAAACGACGATGATCGGCCAGAAAGTGTCGATGCCGGTGGCACTCGCCCCAACCGGCCTGACCGGCATGCAGCATGCCAATGGTGAGATGCTGGCGGCGCGCGCGGCGGAAGAATTCGGCGTTCCCTTCACGCTCTCGACGATGAGCATCTGCTCGATCGAGGACGTTGCGTCGGTGACGACGCGCCCCTTCTGGTTCCAGCTCTATGTGATGAGGGACAAGGATTTCGTCCTCGACCTCATCAACCGCGCCAAGGCCGCCAAATGCTCGGCGCTGGTGCTGACGGCGGATCTGCAGATCCTCGGCCAGCGCCACAAGGACCTGCGCAACGGCCTGTCGGCGCCGCCGAGATTCACCCCGAAGCACATCTGGCAGCTGGCGACCCGGCCCTTCTGGTGCCTGGATATGCTGCAGACCAGGCGCCGCACCTTCGGCAACATCATTGGCCATGCGAAAAATGTCTCCAACATCACCTCGCTGGCCGCATGGACGCACGAGCAGTTCGACCCCCGGCTCTCCTGGGCCGATGTCGCCTGGATCAAGGAGCAATGGGGCGGCCCGCTGATCATCAAGGGCGTGCTCGATCCGGAGGATGCGAAGGCCGCCGCCGACACCGGCGCCGATGCGATCGTCGTTTCCAACCACGGCGGCCGCCAGCTTGACGGCGCCCCCTCCTCGATCAGCATGCTGCCGAGGATCGTCGATGCCGTCGGCGACCGCATCGAGATCCATCTCGACGGCGGCATCCGCTCCGGCCAGGACGTGCTGAAGGCGGTGGCACTCGGCGCCAAGGGCACCTATATCGGCCGCCCCTTCCTTTACGGCCTCGGCGCCATGGGCAAGGAAGGCGTGACGCTGGCGCTCGGCATCATCCGCAAGGAGATGGACCTCACCATGGCGCTCTGCGGCCGGCGCGATATCAACGATGTGAATTCGTCGATTATATCGGGGCGGCAGTGA
- a CDS encoding phosphatase PAP2/dual specificity phosphatase family protein, producing MDKARSTFSRAAPVPKRAALWLVFLAPFFYLSYGGANWLASQRAHVPNVAFAWESAIPFLGWTIIPYWSINLFYALCLFINTTPRDVDMLARRYLTIQIVAVACFVVFPLEAIFVRPATSGLPGFMFAVLGGFDKPFNQAPSLHIALLMVIWDHLRGRLPRKARLIWHFWCFLIGASVLTTWQHQIMDIPTGMLLGLFAAWLFPRDAGSPLANFAMSGDPRSRRLGIYYLCGAVAFLGLGALCTPLSAAALLLLWPAVALAIVAVGYFGAGPQIFQKRVDGRATLASRWLLAPYRLGAVINVWLWTRRMPASVAIADGVHLGRFPRCHEANRFATVIDITGELQRPKGTLAGWSSFPTLDLTGLDKIQTRAAANLIEVARQRGPVLVCCALGFQRSAGVIVRWLLISRRCENPAEALRLIERAGWRVYLPVESLHSVAEGLQ from the coding sequence GTGGACAAGGCACGTTCTACTTTTTCCCGGGCAGCACCGGTCCCGAAGCGGGCGGCGCTCTGGCTCGTCTTCCTGGCGCCGTTCTTCTATCTGAGCTATGGCGGCGCCAATTGGCTGGCATCGCAACGCGCTCATGTGCCAAACGTCGCCTTCGCATGGGAAAGCGCCATTCCGTTCCTCGGATGGACCATCATTCCATATTGGTCGATCAATCTGTTCTATGCACTCTGCCTGTTCATCAACACGACGCCGCGCGATGTGGATATGCTCGCGAGACGTTATCTGACGATCCAGATAGTAGCCGTCGCCTGCTTCGTCGTGTTTCCGCTCGAAGCGATCTTCGTGCGGCCGGCAACGAGCGGCCTGCCTGGTTTCATGTTCGCCGTCCTCGGTGGCTTCGATAAGCCGTTCAACCAGGCGCCGTCGCTGCATATCGCGCTCCTGATGGTGATCTGGGATCATCTGCGCGGCCGGCTGCCACGGAAGGCACGGCTTATCTGGCACTTCTGGTGCTTCCTGATTGGAGCCTCCGTGCTGACGACGTGGCAGCATCAGATCATGGACATACCGACCGGCATGCTGCTCGGTTTGTTTGCCGCCTGGCTTTTCCCGCGCGATGCCGGTTCGCCTCTCGCGAACTTTGCGATGAGCGGCGACCCAAGGTCGCGCCGTCTCGGCATCTATTATCTGTGCGGTGCCGTCGCATTTCTCGGCCTTGGAGCGCTCTGCACTCCTCTATCGGCCGCAGCGCTTCTGTTGCTCTGGCCGGCTGTTGCGCTGGCGATCGTCGCAGTCGGATATTTCGGCGCCGGCCCGCAGATATTCCAGAAACGCGTCGATGGCCGGGCCACGCTTGCCAGCCGCTGGCTACTGGCGCCCTACCGGCTCGGCGCTGTCATCAACGTTTGGCTCTGGACCCGCAGAATGCCGGCATCCGTGGCGATCGCTGATGGTGTCCATCTTGGTCGTTTTCCGCGTTGCCACGAGGCCAACCGTTTTGCCACGGTGATCGACATCACCGGCGAACTTCAGCGGCCGAAAGGGACGCTGGCGGGCTGGTCCAGCTTTCCAACCCTTGATCTGACCGGCCTCGACAAGATCCAGACCCGAGCTGCGGCGAACCTTATCGAGGTTGCGCGCCAGCGGGGACCGGTCCTCGTCTGCTGTGCGTTAGGTTTCCAGCGGAGCGCCGGCGTCATCGTGCGCTGGCTGCTCATCAGCCGACGGTGTGAAAATCCAGCTGAAGCGCTGCGGCTGATCGAACGGGCGGGGTGGCGTGTTTATCTGCCCGTGGAAAGTCTCCATTCCGTGGCGGAGGGCTTACAATGA